From a single Serratia surfactantfaciens genomic region:
- a CDS encoding FMN-binding glutamate synthase family protein, translated as MKSSLFSRYTCFVLSILLTLVFLIMMHNHPWFWLPALACGCLMVLGIYDLTQQRHAICRNYPIIGRLRFFFEFIRPELRQYFLEQDNEEIPFSRTQRTLVYRRAKNEMGDKPFGTLLDVYQTGYECIGHSMRPVEAADPTSFRITIGGADCRQPYSASIFNISAMSFGALSANAIRALNLGAAKGNFYHDTGEGSISRYHRENNGDLVWELGSGYFGCRTPDGHFDPRRFAEQAQSPQVKMIEIKLSQGAKPGHGGILPAKKVDAEIAATRGVPQGVDCISPASHSAFTTPLEMMQFIQQLRELSGGKPVGFKLCIGHPWEFVAIVKAMLHTRILPDFIVVDGKEGGTGAAPLELSNYMGMPLREGLLFVHNTLVGCGLRDQIKIGASGKIISAFDIASVLVLGADWVNSARGFMFAVGCIQSQSCHTNHCPTGVATQDPLRQKALVVPNKAERVYHFHQNTVKALADMLAAAGVSRPEQLTSHHMLRRITPTEIKVYADIYYYLEPGALLQPEIKSEFYARMWRMATPTSFDQAISLPAA; from the coding sequence ATGAAGTCGTCCTTATTCAGCCGCTATACCTGCTTTGTGCTGAGCATCTTGCTCACCCTGGTTTTCTTGATCATGATGCACAACCATCCGTGGTTCTGGCTGCCGGCCCTGGCCTGCGGCTGTCTGATGGTGCTGGGTATCTACGATCTCACGCAACAGCGCCACGCCATCTGCCGCAACTACCCGATCATCGGCCGCCTGCGTTTCTTCTTTGAATTCATCCGCCCGGAGCTGCGCCAGTATTTCCTTGAACAGGATAATGAAGAGATCCCGTTTTCGCGCACCCAGCGCACGCTGGTCTATCGCCGGGCGAAAAACGAGATGGGCGACAAGCCATTCGGCACCCTGCTGGATGTGTACCAAACCGGCTATGAGTGCATCGGTCACTCCATGCGGCCGGTGGAGGCCGCCGACCCGACCAGCTTCCGCATCACTATCGGCGGCGCCGACTGCCGCCAGCCCTATTCCGCGTCAATCTTCAACATTTCGGCGATGAGCTTCGGCGCGCTCTCCGCCAACGCCATTCGCGCGCTCAATCTCGGCGCGGCCAAGGGCAACTTCTACCACGATACCGGCGAGGGCAGCATCAGCCGCTATCACCGCGAAAACAACGGCGACCTGGTGTGGGAACTGGGCAGCGGCTATTTCGGCTGCCGCACCCCCGACGGTCATTTCGATCCGCGCCGCTTTGCCGAACAGGCGCAAAGCCCGCAGGTGAAAATGATTGAAATCAAGCTCAGCCAAGGCGCCAAGCCGGGCCACGGCGGCATTCTGCCGGCGAAAAAGGTGGATGCGGAAATCGCCGCCACCCGCGGCGTGCCGCAAGGCGTCGATTGCATCTCGCCGGCCTCGCACAGCGCCTTCACCACCCCGCTGGAAATGATGCAGTTCATCCAGCAGCTGCGCGAGCTGTCCGGCGGCAAGCCGGTCGGTTTCAAGCTGTGCATCGGCCACCCGTGGGAGTTCGTCGCCATCGTCAAGGCGATGCTGCACACCCGTATCCTGCCGGACTTCATCGTGGTGGACGGCAAGGAAGGCGGCACCGGCGCCGCGCCGCTCGAGCTTTCCAACTATATGGGCATGCCGCTGCGCGAAGGGCTGCTGTTCGTGCATAACACGCTGGTGGGTTGCGGCCTGCGCGACCAAATCAAGATAGGCGCCAGCGGCAAGATCATCAGCGCCTTCGACATCGCCAGCGTGCTGGTGCTCGGCGCAGACTGGGTGAACTCGGCGCGCGGCTTTATGTTCGCCGTCGGCTGCATCCAGTCGCAAAGCTGCCACACCAACCACTGCCCGACCGGCGTAGCGACGCAAGATCCGCTGCGGCAAAAGGCGCTGGTGGTGCCGAACAAGGCGGAGCGCGTCTATCACTTCCATCAAAATACGGTGAAAGCGCTGGCGGACATGCTGGCGGCGGCCGGCGTCAGCCGCCCGGAGCAGCTGACCTCGCACCATATGCTGCGTCGCATCACGCCGACCGAGATCAAGGTATACGCCGATATCTATTACTATCTGGAGCCGGGCGCGCTGCTGCAGCCGGAGATCAAAAGCGAGTTCTACGCCCGCATGTGGCGCATGGCGACGCCCACCAGTTTCGATCAGGCGATCTCGCTGCCGGCGGCATGA
- a CDS encoding helix-turn-helix domain-containing protein, with product MDRVNIIHDLLDWIETHLDQPLLLDNVAAKSGYSKWHLQRMFRSTTGHALGSYIRERRLSQAAQALRSSPRPILDIALQYHFDSQPSFSRAFKKQFGKTPAVYRRTTRWDVAEWPAQPVEAEAEPRHDAPTLPRWYAGKPPEGVCTSWMGLR from the coding sequence ATGGATCGCGTCAATATCATTCACGATTTACTAGACTGGATTGAAACTCATCTGGATCAACCGCTGCTGCTGGACAACGTCGCAGCCAAGTCGGGCTACTCCAAATGGCACCTGCAGCGCATGTTCCGCAGCACCACCGGCCATGCACTCGGCAGCTATATCCGCGAGCGGCGTCTTTCGCAGGCGGCGCAGGCGCTGCGTTCCAGCCCACGCCCGATCCTGGATATCGCCCTGCAATACCACTTCGATTCTCAGCCTTCGTTCTCACGCGCCTTCAAGAAACAGTTCGGCAAAACCCCGGCAGTGTACCGCCGCACCACCCGCTGGGACGTCGCGGAATGGCCGGCGCAGCCGGTAGAGGCGGAGGCCGAACCGCGCCATGATGCCCCTACGCTGCCTCGTTGGTATGCGGGCAAGCCGCCGGAAGGCGTCTGCACCAGTTGGATGGGGCTGCGTTAA
- a CDS encoding fimbrial protein, protein MKKVLLPLAALVLSATASNAMAANGTVKFTGEIKQSTCQVTSDTQNKEVYLGTYPTSAFPTVGSKSASKAFQISLEKCDAGDYSLRFDGNTVAGNPDLLSVSNVGGTGAAATGVGIEITDNNGKPFAIGDGSNINDDVAKVTIAADGKATFNLQARYRSFDSNVTAGLANATSPFTIEYK, encoded by the coding sequence ATGAAAAAAGTATTATTGCCTTTGGCTGCCCTGGTATTGTCTGCAACTGCTTCCAACGCAATGGCAGCAAACGGCACTGTTAAATTCACCGGTGAAATCAAACAGTCTACCTGCCAGGTAACTAGCGATACTCAGAATAAAGAAGTTTACTTGGGTACTTACCCAACTTCTGCTTTCCCAACCGTGGGTTCTAAATCCGCTTCTAAAGCTTTCCAGATCTCTCTGGAAAAATGTGATGCCGGCGATTACAGCCTGCGCTTCGACGGTAACACCGTTGCTGGCAACCCAGACCTGCTGTCCGTAAGCAACGTTGGCGGTACTGGCGCAGCAGCTACCGGCGTGGGTATCGAAATCACCGATAACAATGGCAAGCCATTCGCTATCGGCGACGGTTCCAACATCAACGACGACGTAGCGAAAGTCACCATCGCTGCTGACGGTAAAGCGACCTTCAACCTGCAGGCTCGTTACCGTTCATTCGATAGCAACGTAACTGCAGGTCTGGCTAACGCTACCAGCCCGTTCACTATCGAATACAAATAA
- a CDS encoding fimbrial protein, producing MSKLARNTLLSVVGLAGLAMAQQAAAMQCRFGNSTGSKNPVGSVTQDIDVGRPIVLAASDFVKGNLIWRSQNFTSTFTCWDTDNYPRGENAYIYWNPQNSFGALDKSLEIGVSINGRDYDAINLKQSSNRPTGPDLGPGTKPGSNRRKADPQAVTATYSVYIKATGVKPPAGNFPPLARASLFQIDGELGLNATKDSNFNAYIKGLDKIRVIQCNPQITVLANNGASVDFGVLTTSSAKTGTIAKQVPFDIKASLSGGECAGQSLQASFSSTNADPSDNTQILPTTQPGVAIFLTQQRDTSKKPIPLQTNVDFGGVLQDKQNEVKETFIANLKWLTNTPKTGVFNATANVDVTFK from the coding sequence TTGAGCAAATTAGCACGTAACACACTTCTGTCGGTGGTGGGGCTGGCGGGGTTGGCGATGGCGCAACAGGCGGCGGCGATGCAGTGCCGCTTCGGCAACTCGACGGGTTCAAAAAACCCGGTTGGCAGCGTAACGCAGGATATCGACGTCGGCCGCCCGATCGTGCTGGCCGCCAGCGACTTCGTCAAAGGCAACCTGATTTGGCGTTCGCAGAACTTTACCTCCACCTTTACCTGCTGGGATACGGATAACTACCCGCGCGGAGAGAACGCTTACATCTATTGGAACCCGCAGAACTCGTTCGGTGCACTGGATAAGTCGCTGGAGATTGGGGTATCGATCAACGGGCGTGATTATGACGCGATCAACCTGAAGCAAAGCTCCAACCGGCCGACGGGCCCTGATTTGGGGCCGGGTACCAAACCGGGTAGTAACAGAAGAAAAGCCGATCCTCAGGCGGTGACTGCCACCTATTCGGTGTATATCAAAGCCACCGGGGTGAAACCGCCGGCGGGTAACTTCCCGCCATTGGCGCGCGCGTCGCTGTTCCAGATCGATGGTGAGTTGGGGCTGAACGCCACCAAAGACAGCAACTTTAACGCCTATATCAAAGGGTTGGACAAGATCCGCGTGATTCAGTGCAACCCGCAGATCACCGTATTGGCCAACAACGGCGCCAGCGTCGATTTCGGCGTGCTGACGACTTCCAGCGCCAAAACCGGCACTATCGCCAAACAGGTGCCGTTCGACATCAAGGCCAGCCTGAGCGGCGGCGAGTGCGCCGGCCAGTCTCTGCAAGCCAGTTTTAGCAGTACCAATGCCGATCCGTCAGACAACACGCAGATCCTGCCGACCACCCAACCGGGCGTGGCAATCTTCCTGACGCAGCAGCGCGACACCAGTAAAAAACCGATCCCTCTGCAAACTAACGTGGATTTCGGCGGTGTGCTGCAGGATAAGCAGAACGAAGTGAAAGAGACCTTTATCGCGAACCTGAAGTGGTTGACCAATACGCCGAAGACCGGGGTGTTCAACGCCACCGCCAACGTCGACGTCACCTTCAAATAA
- a CDS encoding molecular chaperone gives MKKFFAALLMLGAFNSYAGIQVDATRVIYKGDDKSASLPIHNDASEAYMVQTWLDTGDRNQVPKNLPVVVVPPILKLDAAKTAVLRFIYSGNGLPQDKETLLWINVQEIPPAPKQENVLQVAVRTRIKLFYRPVALKTTLDEQVQNLRWQREGSRLQVVNDGPLHITFGALHLKNSAGKTVDVDANMVSPKDRLSINIPAGVSVGNKIAFSYINDFGGRTEVKDVPVQ, from the coding sequence ATGAAAAAGTTCTTTGCTGCTCTGCTGATGCTGGGCGCCTTTAACAGCTACGCCGGTATCCAGGTAGATGCCACTCGCGTGATCTATAAAGGCGATGACAAATCCGCCTCTCTGCCGATTCATAACGATGCTTCAGAAGCTTATATGGTGCAGACCTGGCTGGACACCGGTGACAGAAACCAAGTGCCGAAAAATCTGCCTGTCGTTGTCGTTCCACCGATTCTGAAATTGGACGCTGCTAAAACTGCAGTTCTTCGCTTTATCTATTCCGGTAATGGCTTACCTCAGGATAAAGAAACCCTGCTGTGGATTAACGTGCAGGAAATTCCACCGGCTCCGAAGCAAGAAAACGTGCTTCAGGTTGCGGTGCGTACCCGAATCAAACTTTTTTACCGGCCGGTGGCGTTGAAAACGACGCTGGACGAGCAAGTGCAAAACTTGCGTTGGCAGCGTGAAGGTTCACGTCTGCAAGTGGTTAACGATGGGCCGCTGCATATTACCTTTGGGGCGCTGCACTTGAAAAACAGCGCAGGCAAGACCGTGGATGTGGACGCCAACATGGTGAGCCCGAAAGATCGCTTATCGATCAACATCCCGGCGGGCGTCAGCGTCGGCAACAAGATTGCTTTCAGTTATATCAACGATTTTGGCGGTAGAACGGAAGTCAAGGACGTTCCAGTACAATAA
- a CDS encoding malate:quinone oxidoreductase yields the protein MRKLLVLIFSLSLFSVTQQAAAEEKNKTVDVVLIGGGIMSATLGTYLHELEPTWTIDMYERMNGVAEESSNGWNNAGTGHSAFSEMNYTPEKADGTIDISKAVKVNESFEISRQFWSYQVKNDVLKDPKSFINSVPHMSFVWGDDNVNFLRKRYAALQHSTLFRGMEYSEDPAQIKQWAPLVMNGRDPAQKIAATRMPLGTDVNFGVITHQLVDALSTSDKFKLNLSHEVRDIKRNADQTWSVTVADLNRDGKETTVNAKFVFIGAGGASLTLLQKSGIPEADGYGGFPVGGQFLVTTNPEIANQHLAKVYGLASVGSPPMSVPHLDTRMLDGKRVLLFGPFATFSSKFLKNGSLFDLLHSLSTSNLMPMTHVGLDNFDLVKYLVGQLMMNDDDRFAALKEYFPDAKQEDWKLWTAGQRVQIIKKDADKGGVLQFGTEVVSSEDGSIAALLGASPGASTAAPIMLHLMETVFKDKVATPEWQSKLKEIIPSYGHKLNGDIEMTNKIRGYTSSVLGLNYIEVKPETN from the coding sequence ATGAGAAAATTACTCGTCCTGATTTTCAGTCTCAGCCTGTTTAGCGTCACGCAGCAGGCGGCGGCTGAAGAGAAGAATAAAACCGTCGACGTGGTGTTGATCGGCGGCGGCATCATGAGCGCCACCTTGGGTACCTATCTGCATGAGCTGGAGCCGACCTGGACCATCGACATGTACGAGCGCATGAACGGCGTGGCGGAAGAGAGCTCCAACGGCTGGAACAACGCCGGTACCGGCCACTCCGCCTTCAGCGAAATGAACTACACGCCGGAAAAAGCCGATGGCACCATCGACATCAGCAAGGCGGTGAAGGTCAACGAGTCTTTCGAAATCTCCCGTCAGTTCTGGTCTTATCAGGTGAAAAACGATGTCCTGAAAGATCCGAAATCCTTCATTAACAGCGTGCCGCACATGAGCTTCGTGTGGGGCGACGACAACGTCAACTTCCTGCGTAAACGCTACGCGGCGCTGCAGCACAGCACCCTGTTCCGCGGCATGGAATACTCCGAAGATCCTGCGCAAATCAAGCAGTGGGCACCGCTGGTGATGAACGGCCGCGATCCGGCGCAGAAAATCGCCGCCACCCGCATGCCGCTGGGTACCGACGTCAACTTCGGCGTGATCACCCACCAGCTGGTTGACGCGCTGAGCACCAGCGACAAGTTCAAGCTGAACCTGAGCCACGAAGTGCGCGACATCAAGCGCAACGCCGACCAGACCTGGAGCGTGACCGTTGCCGATCTGAACCGCGACGGTAAAGAAACCACCGTTAACGCCAAGTTCGTGTTCATCGGCGCAGGCGGCGCATCCCTGACCCTGCTGCAGAAATCCGGCATCCCTGAAGCCGACGGCTACGGCGGTTTCCCGGTCGGCGGCCAGTTCCTGGTCACCACCAATCCGGAGATCGCCAACCAGCACCTGGCCAAAGTGTACGGCCTGGCCAGCGTAGGTTCGCCGCCGATGTCCGTGCCGCACCTGGATACCCGCATGCTGGACGGCAAGCGCGTGCTGCTGTTCGGGCCGTTCGCCACCTTCTCCAGCAAGTTCCTGAAGAACGGCTCGCTGTTCGATCTGCTGCACTCGCTGAGCACCTCGAACCTGATGCCGATGACCCACGTCGGTCTGGATAACTTCGATCTGGTGAAATACCTGGTCGGCCAGCTGATGATGAACGACGACGATCGCTTCGCCGCGCTGAAAGAGTACTTCCCGGACGCCAAGCAGGAAGACTGGAAGCTGTGGACCGCAGGCCAACGCGTGCAGATCATCAAGAAAGACGCGGATAAAGGCGGCGTGCTGCAGTTCGGCACCGAAGTCGTCAGCTCCGAAGACGGCAGCATCGCCGCTCTGCTGGGCGCTTCGCCGGGCGCTTCCACCGCTGCACCGATCATGCTGCATCTGATGGAAACCGTGTTCAAAGACAAAGTGGCGACGCCGGAATGGCAGAGCAAACTGAAAGAGATCATCCCGTCTTACGGCCACAAGCTGAACGGCGATATCGAGATGACCAACAAGATCCGCGGCTACACCAGCAGCGTGCTGGGTCTGAACTACATTGAAGTGAAACCGGAAACCAACTGA
- a CDS encoding LuxR family transcriptional regulator: MSKNNVLVISECKYSYVGLSVLLKKHYGAYDIRLFSDFMHGGAKAEKITKHDIALIFTSQNLEQSVNVIESLVSLHQQYNSKTRLLVFYDDERVVKLLSILGISVELVSTRIPLYSLQEKIQRLLESTEPGGIKVQKTRELSPAESDVIFNLLRGDSLLHIAEKRGTHPKTIFSQKYSAMKKLRLRSMSTIFVAGK; the protein is encoded by the coding sequence ATGTCTAAAAACAACGTTCTTGTGATTAGTGAGTGTAAGTACAGCTATGTTGGCCTGTCGGTGCTGCTGAAGAAACATTACGGCGCCTACGATATCCGCCTGTTTTCCGATTTCATGCACGGCGGCGCCAAAGCAGAGAAGATCACCAAGCACGACATTGCGCTGATTTTCACCTCGCAAAATCTGGAACAGAGCGTCAACGTGATAGAAAGCCTGGTGTCCCTGCACCAGCAGTACAACAGCAAGACGCGCCTGCTGGTGTTCTATGACGACGAACGCGTGGTGAAACTGCTGTCGATCCTGGGGATTTCCGTCGAGTTGGTCTCCACCCGCATTCCGCTTTATTCGCTGCAGGAAAAAATCCAGCGGCTGCTGGAAAGCACAGAACCGGGCGGCATCAAGGTGCAGAAAACCCGCGAGCTCAGCCCGGCGGAAAGCGACGTGATCTTCAATCTGCTGCGCGGCGACAGCCTGCTGCACATTGCGGAAAAGCGCGGTACGCACCCGAAAACCATCTTTTCGCAGAAATACAGCGCGATGAAAAAGCTGCGGCTGCGCAGCATGAGCACCATCTTCGTCGCCGGCAAATAA
- a CDS encoding EAL domain-containing protein, which yields MSGSFREKNNGINYVFQPMFAKSGQLLAVECLSRFTFNSEYAHFSPEQFFRHADSATRIAILMDQINLIDKYKHWFHENQVIATLNVDDYSLQSLANSHFAERINAMRCIHFEISENSTRLVKDRVHGDPSLNSYSFWLDDFGSGYAGFSALYNSQFRFVKLDRFLLWDFMKKSGGEGLMRALLRFFYLNHYKVIIEGVETPEHKKWLDEMPYYALQGKLWKESSIKDLNSLLTAEYF from the coding sequence ATGAGCGGTTCTTTCAGAGAGAAAAATAACGGCATTAATTATGTTTTTCAGCCAATGTTCGCAAAATCGGGACAATTGCTGGCCGTTGAATGTCTGTCTCGCTTTACGTTTAATAGCGAATATGCCCATTTTTCTCCTGAACAGTTCTTTCGCCACGCCGACAGCGCCACCCGGATTGCGATTTTGATGGATCAGATCAATCTGATCGATAAATACAAACACTGGTTTCATGAAAACCAAGTGATAGCCACTTTGAATGTTGACGATTATTCCCTGCAATCGCTGGCGAATAGTCACTTTGCCGAAAGAATTAATGCTATGCGCTGTATTCATTTCGAGATCAGTGAGAATTCAACCCGGCTGGTGAAAGATCGCGTACACGGCGATCCGTCATTGAATAGTTATTCATTTTGGCTCGATGATTTTGGTTCTGGCTATGCGGGTTTTTCCGCGTTGTACAACAGTCAGTTCCGCTTCGTTAAGCTCGATCGTTTTCTGCTTTGGGACTTTATGAAAAAGTCCGGCGGCGAGGGCTTGATGCGCGCGTTGCTGCGCTTCTTTTACCTTAATCATTACAAGGTAATTATCGAAGGAGTTGAAACTCCCGAACACAAGAAATGGCTGGATGAAATGCCATATTACGCACTGCAGGGAAAGCTGTGGAAGGAATCCAGCATCAAGGATTTGAACTCGCTTCTTACAGCTGAATACTTTTAA
- a CDS encoding fimbria/pilus outer membrane usher protein, which translates to MANQRKVAGGTTRLTQLIRIAIIAASAPMLWSEAALAEFNMSFIHGDENLSNAEAVAQGDALQPGVYPFDIYVNLTQVDHKDVTFRQVKGQTASQPCLKVEDLRNYGIKLPETLQAGSCVDVSELIKDATVSYDAAVQQINISVPQTMMDLSAIGAIPPSMYDEGINALFANYNFNYNKNSYRRDDADDSEYMFLALNSGLNLGRWRLRNNSTWDKQSGSSSNWTNVSSWAETDIVPWRSRLVMGQASTNNSVFNSFQFRGVQLSSVDDMLPDSLRGYAPVVRGVAATNARVEIRQNGYVIYSTNVAPGPFEIHDVYPHTNNGDLQVTVNEADGSHKTFSVAYSSVANMLREGIWNFQLTAGKYHNGNGGYQPKLIQGTAAYGMNYGLTPFGGAIIAEHYRSAAVGIGKSLGSWGAISVDGSISDTELANGDRKQGQSFRFLYSKSLNQMGTNFQLAGYRYATSGYYDLSDAVQERNSWRNGIYANDYWDPNDLQPGQPSWSNNQKRTRYTARYGNKRERVELSLSQQLWAGASLYANVSHQNYWGVSGNDRTIQLGYNDGFKRISYGVYLQDTRGQYGYSDRSVNFTMSIPLDWGQSNNSTTANFSAAHSKQSGDSYSTGISGTMLDDRRMNYSVSTGHTQSSGQSSNLNLGYSSSIGNIDGSYAYSSKYRQEGLGVSGGLLVHSGGATLTQPLQNTILLVEAKDAKGVRLENQPGVTIDRFGYAVVPSANPYRYNYVALRTEDFGPGLDVPVASKQVVPTEKSVVKVSFDTFKGVSLLIHARLGDNGYPAIGAGVFNESGRNSGTVGLEGATYVSGVKAGEKLTIKWGPKADQQCVLPIPADVGDKQAAMGYQELTLQCQKL; encoded by the coding sequence ATGGCAAATCAACGAAAAGTAGCAGGCGGAACGACGCGGCTGACACAGCTGATCCGAATTGCAATCATTGCTGCCAGTGCGCCGATGTTATGGAGTGAAGCGGCGCTGGCAGAGTTTAACATGTCGTTTATTCACGGCGATGAAAACCTGAGCAACGCGGAAGCGGTCGCCCAGGGCGATGCTTTGCAACCGGGCGTTTACCCATTCGACATCTACGTCAACCTGACCCAGGTCGATCATAAGGATGTTACTTTTCGTCAGGTTAAAGGCCAGACCGCGTCTCAACCCTGCCTGAAAGTTGAAGACCTGCGCAACTACGGCATCAAACTGCCGGAAACGCTGCAGGCCGGCAGCTGTGTTGATGTGTCTGAGTTGATTAAAGACGCCACCGTCAGCTATGACGCGGCGGTGCAGCAGATCAACATTTCCGTGCCTCAGACCATGATGGATCTGAGCGCGATCGGGGCGATCCCGCCAAGCATGTACGATGAAGGCATCAACGCGCTGTTCGCCAACTATAACTTCAACTACAACAAGAACAGCTATCGCCGAGATGACGCCGACGACAGCGAGTACATGTTCCTCGCGCTGAACAGCGGCCTCAACCTGGGCAGATGGCGCCTGCGCAACAACTCCACCTGGGACAAGCAGAGTGGCAGTAGCAGCAACTGGACCAACGTCTCCTCCTGGGCCGAGACCGATATCGTGCCTTGGCGCAGCCGTTTGGTGATGGGCCAGGCGAGCACCAACAACAGCGTGTTCAACAGCTTCCAGTTCCGCGGGGTGCAACTCTCCAGCGTTGACGACATGCTGCCGGACAGCCTGCGCGGTTATGCGCCGGTGGTGCGCGGCGTGGCGGCGACCAACGCCCGCGTCGAGATCCGTCAGAACGGTTACGTCATCTATAGTACCAACGTCGCGCCGGGTCCTTTTGAGATCCACGACGTCTATCCGCATACTAACAACGGTGACCTGCAGGTCACCGTGAACGAGGCCGACGGTTCGCACAAAACGTTCAGCGTCGCCTACTCTTCCGTGGCCAACATGCTGCGCGAAGGCATTTGGAACTTCCAGCTGACCGCCGGTAAATACCACAACGGTAACGGCGGCTATCAGCCGAAACTGATCCAGGGTACTGCGGCATACGGCATGAACTATGGCCTGACGCCGTTCGGCGGCGCCATCATCGCCGAGCACTACCGTTCTGCTGCCGTGGGTATCGGTAAGAGCCTGGGATCATGGGGTGCCATCTCCGTGGACGGTTCTATCTCTGATACCGAGCTGGCGAATGGCGATCGCAAGCAGGGGCAGAGCTTCCGTTTCCTGTACTCCAAGTCGCTCAACCAGATGGGCACCAACTTCCAGTTGGCGGGTTATCGCTATGCGACTTCCGGTTACTACGATCTGAGCGATGCGGTCCAGGAGCGCAACAGCTGGCGCAACGGCATTTATGCCAACGATTACTGGGATCCGAACGATCTGCAGCCGGGCCAGCCTTCCTGGAGCAACAACCAGAAACGTACCCGATACACCGCGCGCTACGGCAACAAGCGTGAACGCGTCGAGCTGTCGCTCAGCCAGCAGCTGTGGGCGGGCGCCAGCCTGTACGCCAACGTGAGCCACCAGAACTACTGGGGCGTGTCCGGCAACGATCGCACGATTCAACTGGGTTACAACGACGGCTTCAAGCGTATTTCCTACGGGGTTTATCTGCAGGATACGCGCGGCCAGTACGGCTATTCCGATCGCAGCGTGAACTTCACAATGTCGATTCCGCTGGATTGGGGCCAGAGCAACAACTCGACCACCGCCAACTTCAGCGCGGCGCACAGCAAACAGAGCGGCGACAGCTACTCGACCGGCATCAGCGGCACCATGCTGGACGACCGTCGCATGAACTACTCAGTTTCCACCGGGCATACGCAGTCCTCCGGTCAGAGCAGCAACCTGAACCTGGGCTACAGCAGCAGCATCGGTAACATCGACGGTAGCTATGCCTACAGCTCGAAATACCGCCAGGAAGGGCTGGGCGTCTCCGGCGGCCTGCTGGTGCACTCCGGCGGCGCGACCCTGACGCAGCCGTTGCAGAACACCATCTTGCTGGTGGAAGCGAAAGACGCCAAAGGCGTGCGTCTGGAAAACCAGCCGGGCGTGACCATCGATCGCTTCGGTTATGCGGTTGTGCCGTCGGCCAACCCGTACCGCTACAACTATGTAGCGCTGCGCACCGAAGATTTCGGGCCGGGCCTGGATGTGCCGGTGGCCAGTAAGCAAGTGGTGCCGACCGAGAAGTCGGTGGTGAAGGTGAGCTTCGATACCTTCAAGGGCGTCAGCCTGCTGATTCACGCTCGTCTGGGTGACAACGGTTATCCGGCCATCGGCGCCGGCGTGTTCAACGAGTCCGGCCGCAACAGCGGCACCGTGGGCCTGGAAGGCGCAACCTATGTTTCCGGCGTGAAAGCGGGTGAGAAACTGACGATCAAATGGGGTCCGAAAGCCGATCAGCAATGCGTACTGCCGATTCCGGCGGACGTGGGCGACAAACAAGCGGCCATGGGATATCAGGAACTGACCCTGCAATGCCAAAAACTGTAA